The following are encoded in a window of Candidatus Binataceae bacterium genomic DNA:
- a CDS encoding CoA transferase, whose protein sequence is MEETYRMPLEGIRVIDLTIWVQGPTAAMVLADLGAQVIKVEKPGQGDFARGISSLFGQPQFLPDGRNLMFELANRNKKSISVDLRRSEGQQVLYRLAQHSDALVTNLHPSALREFRADRETLLGVNPHLIYAHATGFGPRGPHAEDPCQDTVGMARAGIMFNTPAADGSPVYLTGALSDILSGTMLGFGVLTALLARERHGVTQAVSASQLSTMMWLQYYNVAQYLNMGEDFAPYDRTKVANPLMNLYRCSDGQWIACGMAVAQRFWPEFCQVMGLAELEHDSRFTTDDKRAAYRTELIALLDRSFAARPRDHWERLFREKEFWFSVVNRVSDLPTDPQVVSNEYLVELDNGLKTVSSPFQLEKTPAPLKKGAPQFSRHTDEILQEVCGYTMDEILAFKAEGVAW, encoded by the coding sequence ATGGAAGAAACATACCGGATGCCCTTAGAAGGGATCCGGGTCATCGACTTGACGATTTGGGTTCAAGGACCAACAGCCGCAATGGTGCTCGCGGATTTGGGAGCCCAAGTGATCAAGGTCGAGAAACCCGGGCAGGGCGACTTTGCACGAGGAATCAGCTCCCTGTTCGGGCAGCCGCAGTTTCTCCCCGACGGGCGCAATCTCATGTTCGAGCTCGCCAATCGTAACAAGAAGTCAATTAGCGTAGATCTCCGACGGTCAGAGGGGCAGCAGGTGCTCTATCGGCTCGCGCAACATTCCGATGCGCTGGTGACCAACCTGCACCCGAGTGCACTGCGAGAATTTCGCGCCGATCGTGAGACGCTCCTCGGGGTCAACCCCCATCTTATATATGCGCATGCGACCGGGTTTGGTCCGCGCGGCCCGCACGCCGAGGATCCCTGCCAGGATACCGTGGGGATGGCTCGCGCCGGCATAATGTTTAACACTCCTGCCGCTGATGGTTCTCCGGTCTACCTGACGGGCGCTCTCAGCGACATTCTGTCCGGCACTATGCTCGGCTTCGGGGTCCTGACCGCGCTGCTCGCGCGCGAGCGGCACGGCGTCACCCAGGCAGTGTCGGCGTCTCAGCTCAGCACCATGATGTGGCTGCAGTATTATAACGTGGCTCAGTATCTCAACATGGGGGAAGACTTCGCACCCTACGATCGCACCAAGGTTGCCAACCCGCTGATGAATCTCTACCGCTGTAGCGACGGGCAGTGGATCGCATGTGGGATGGCGGTCGCACAGCGGTTCTGGCCGGAGTTCTGTCAGGTCATGGGACTTGCGGAGCTGGAACATGACTCACGCTTTACCACCGATGACAAACGGGCGGCCTATCGCACGGAGCTGATTGCTCTCCTCGACCGGTCCTTTGCCGCTCGGCCGCGGGATCACTGGGAGCGGCTCTTTCGAGAGAAGGAGTTTTGGTTCTCGGTGGTGAACCGGGTCAGCGACCTGCCCACCGACCCGCAGGTCGTGAGTAACGAGTACCTGGTGGAGTTGGATAATGGACTCAAGACGGTGTCGAGTCCCTTTCAGCTCGAGAAGACGCCGGCCCCGCTGAAGAAAGGGGCCCCACAATTCAGCCGACACACGGACGAAATACTCCAGGAGGTCTGCGGCTATACGATGGACGAAATCCTAGCCTTTAAGGCGGAAGGAGTGGCGTGGTAG
- a CDS encoding enoyl-CoA hydratase/isomerase family protein produces MSEQRSQGANLRGDVPRPRLEDYAKKYGHVFAFERNDGVLEARLHHNGGVQGASGWFNVWSQAWLEMGNDPENEVIIVTGSGDQWIEYQMGRTGEITDEMRAAFAGACTAENAFRLYYDALKNTENVVFGLNVPTIGVIQGPAFVHFETALMCDITLCADDAVFKDPHADFGLAPGDGLGLAFQHLMNPKQQAYYLYTSETIDAQTALRLGMVNEVLPHAELMPRARAIAARILRMPKLARLMSKQIVRRQLQQRHVQDAGFHLAHELLGFMTNVREGAAHTPEKVRASLDDFDSARAQAKRR; encoded by the coding sequence ATGAGTGAGCAAAGAAGCCAGGGCGCCAACCTTAGGGGCGACGTTCCGCGGCCACGATTGGAGGACTACGCGAAGAAGTATGGCCACGTATTCGCGTTCGAACGCAACGATGGCGTGCTCGAAGCACGCCTGCATCATAACGGTGGCGTGCAAGGCGCCAGCGGATGGTTCAACGTCTGGAGCCAGGCTTGGCTCGAGATGGGCAACGATCCAGAGAACGAGGTGATCATCGTCACCGGCTCGGGCGACCAGTGGATCGAGTATCAGATGGGGCGGACAGGCGAGATCACTGACGAGATGCGCGCGGCGTTCGCCGGCGCGTGCACCGCGGAGAATGCCTTCCGGCTATATTACGACGCCCTCAAAAATACGGAGAATGTCGTCTTCGGCCTGAATGTGCCGACCATCGGAGTAATCCAGGGTCCTGCATTCGTGCATTTCGAAACCGCGCTCATGTGCGACATTACCTTGTGCGCCGATGATGCTGTCTTCAAGGATCCTCACGCCGACTTTGGCCTCGCGCCTGGCGACGGATTGGGCCTCGCCTTCCAGCACCTGATGAATCCCAAGCAACAGGCCTATTATCTCTACACCAGCGAGACGATAGACGCGCAGACGGCGCTCCGTCTGGGCATGGTCAACGAAGTGCTGCCGCATGCCGAACTGATGCCTCGCGCTCGCGCCATCGCCGCCCGTATCCTCCGCATGCCCAAGCTCGCGCGCCTGATGAGCAAGCAAATCGTTCGCCGGCAACTGCAGCAGCGGCACGTGCAGGACGCTGGGTTCCATCTGGCGCACGAACTGCTCGGCTTCATGACCAATGTCCGCGAGGGCGCCGCGCATACCCCGGAAAAGGTGCGCGCCAGCCTGGATGACTTCGATAGCGCCCGCGCCCAAGCGAAGCGGCGTTGA
- a CDS encoding ABC transporter ATP-binding protein — translation MSIAIKVSALRKSFGPVSALDGLNLAVHAGEVHGFLGPNGAGKTTTIRILLGLVRADAGIARLLDTDPWRDRVALHRRLAYVPGDVTLWPDLSGGEVIDLLARLRGGIDPARRRTLLQRFDLDPTMKGRAYSKGNRQKVALVAALASDVELLILDEPTSGLDPLMEAMFRECISDERRRGRTVLLSSHILGEVEALCDRVSIVRAGRTVESGTIADLRHLTRTSITAELAKPADRVAALPGVHDVAVDGGRLRCLVEGTELNALLRHLTTLGLKSLISQPPSLEELFMRHYRDETDGSAQRQILR, via the coding sequence ATGTCAATTGCAATCAAGGTCTCCGCACTCCGCAAGTCCTTCGGTCCGGTTAGTGCCCTCGACGGGCTCAATCTCGCCGTCCATGCCGGCGAAGTCCACGGCTTCCTTGGGCCCAACGGCGCCGGTAAGACCACCACGATCCGTATCCTGCTCGGCCTGGTCCGCGCCGACGCTGGGATCGCGCGATTGCTTGACACCGACCCCTGGCGCGACCGCGTCGCACTTCATCGCCGCCTAGCCTACGTTCCCGGCGACGTCACACTCTGGCCCGACCTCTCCGGCGGCGAAGTGATCGATCTGCTTGCGCGGCTGCGCGGAGGAATCGATCCGGCGCGAAGACGAACCCTGCTCCAGCGGTTCGATCTCGATCCCACAATGAAGGGGCGCGCCTATTCGAAAGGTAACCGACAAAAGGTAGCGCTGGTCGCGGCGCTCGCCTCCGATGTGGAGTTGCTGATCCTCGACGAACCCACCTCCGGACTTGACCCCCTGATGGAGGCGATGTTCCGTGAGTGCATCAGCGACGAGCGCCGGCGCGGGCGGACCGTGCTGCTCTCCAGCCACATTCTTGGCGAGGTCGAAGCGCTCTGTGATCGGGTGAGTATCGTCCGGGCGGGCCGCACCGTCGAAAGCGGAACGATCGCCGACCTGCGTCATCTCACCCGCACCTCGATCACGGCCGAACTCGCGAAGCCCGCAGACAGGGTGGCCGCACTGCCCGGGGTGCACGACGTGGCCGTCGATGGCGGGCGTCTCCGATGCCTGGTCGAAGGCACTGAACTGAACGCCTTGCTTCGCCACCTCACGACGCTCGGACTGAAAAGCCTGATCAGTCAACCGCCTTCGCTCGAGGAGTTGTTCATGCGTCACTACCGCGACGAAACCGACGGCAGTGCGCAAAGGCAGATTCTTCGATGA
- a CDS encoding MarR family transcriptional regulator: protein MSLRRFIARFADALIEAGFPRMPGRVFAALLGSDSGRLTSAELCTLLKVSPAAVSGAVRYLSQVNLLTREGEPGSRREFYCVQEDVWYEAIARRDRTLSKIEDRLREGLEVVGRNSGAGRRLAETLSFFEFIQHELPRMLEKWRARKSVSRDEVAPPASASRS, encoded by the coding sequence GTGTCTCTGCGACGATTCATCGCGCGCTTCGCTGACGCACTTATCGAGGCGGGGTTTCCCCGAATGCCTGGGCGGGTATTCGCAGCCTTGCTCGGGTCGGATTCCGGGCGGCTCACCTCCGCCGAACTGTGCACCTTGCTCAAGGTAAGCCCCGCAGCCGTGTCCGGCGCGGTGCGCTACCTGAGCCAGGTCAACCTGCTGACCCGCGAAGGCGAACCTGGCTCACGGCGCGAGTTCTACTGTGTTCAGGAAGATGTCTGGTATGAGGCGATCGCGCGCCGCGACCGTACACTCAGCAAGATAGAGGATCGCCTGCGTGAAGGACTCGAAGTGGTCGGCCGCAACAGTGGGGCGGGCCGGCGACTTGCCGAGACGCTGTCGTTTTTTGAGTTCATTCAACACGAACTGCCGCGGATGTTGGAGAAATGGCGTGCGCGGAAATCGGTTTCACGAGACGAGGTCGCGCCGCCAGCCTCCGCCTCGCGGTCGTAG
- a CDS encoding TetR/AcrR family transcriptional regulator gives MSDMKAAIMDAAERRIQQGGFGGFSFREIAADVGIKSSSVHYHFRTKENLAAAVIRRWAEYTSELIDKELKKDPDPVRVWTKAFRGTAYSEARMCPCTVLGAASQDLPQPVAKEVKGFFKMCRDKLVAEGLSAGNAAEVLSTITGALVVANALGDTAEYDRATRDLLRQRAIAPTDRHGRRGPRRKRLAKMAASD, from the coding sequence ATGAGTGACATGAAGGCTGCGATCATGGATGCGGCCGAACGGCGTATACAGCAGGGCGGTTTCGGGGGCTTCAGCTTCCGAGAAATCGCCGCGGATGTGGGCATCAAAAGCTCGAGCGTCCACTACCACTTCCGGACAAAGGAGAATCTCGCGGCGGCCGTCATTCGTCGCTGGGCGGAATATACTTCCGAATTGATCGACAAGGAGCTGAAGAAAGACCCTGATCCCGTTCGTGTCTGGACGAAGGCTTTCCGAGGAACTGCTTACTCCGAAGCTCGTATGTGCCCCTGTACCGTACTGGGCGCCGCCTCGCAGGATCTGCCGCAACCGGTTGCGAAGGAAGTGAAAGGCTTTTTCAAGATGTGCCGGGACAAGCTAGTCGCGGAAGGGCTCTCGGCAGGCAATGCGGCCGAAGTGCTATCGACCATCACGGGCGCCCTGGTCGTCGCCAATGCCCTCGGCGACACTGCCGAATATGACCGGGCCACCCGCGACTTGCTGCGTCAGCGCGCGATAGCTCCAACGGATCGTCACGGACGCCGTGGACCACGAAGGAAGCGTCTTGCGAAAATGGCCGCGAGTGATTGA
- the mug gene encoding G/U mismatch-specific DNA glycosylase has product MIRYEPDILSTGLDVIFCGLNPAASAARAGHNFSSRSNRFWTVLHLAGFMDVRLQPEDEHRLLEYGCGITAVVGRPTKRPNEVLPEEFMKARRRFETKIRLYAPRSIAFLGKRALSSMIGRPDVEWGQHAMGFARTMAWVLPNPSGLNRSFSLDALVTSYSEFRTALLGSSAKRVPRSI; this is encoded by the coding sequence TTGATCAGATATGAACCGGATATCCTGAGCACAGGCCTAGACGTGATTTTCTGCGGCCTGAATCCGGCCGCGAGCGCTGCAAGAGCCGGCCATAACTTCTCTAGTCGAAGCAATCGCTTCTGGACGGTGCTGCATCTTGCCGGTTTCATGGACGTTCGGCTCCAGCCAGAAGACGAGCATCGTCTGCTCGAATATGGCTGCGGTATCACAGCGGTCGTCGGCCGGCCGACCAAGCGACCGAATGAGGTGTTGCCCGAAGAATTCATGAAGGCTCGACGCAGGTTTGAAACCAAGATTCGGCTTTATGCTCCTCGTTCGATCGCCTTTCTCGGAAAGCGCGCCTTGTCGAGCATGATCGGCCGGCCAGATGTCGAGTGGGGCCAGCACGCGATGGGATTTGCACGCACGATGGCCTGGGTTCTTCCCAATCCGAGCGGTCTCAATAGGAGTTTCTCGCTTGATGCTCTGGTGACGTCGTATTCCGAGTTTCGGACGGCGCTGCTCGGCAGCTCGGCGAAGCGGGTGCCCAGGTCGATATGA